The nucleotide window ttgagtcgagcaggccccttcgatcggtcgagcagtgcAGTCCAGGAAGATTTAGGACATCTGCACTGCACAACCTCTCCTCTgaattgaggaggaaaaccccatcaaatggGACACTCAAAAGATCAAACCAatctaatcatcaagtgggccacaccattgaatgTCCATTTTTATGGTAtcgcccacttgatgattgggtGGGCCTGAATTTTGGTGTCTCATTTCCATGGTTGGAAGAACCTTACGGACGGGGAAGATTCcatgcacacatcacggtggccccacacgcACCAAATTCTTATCTACACAACACAGTGGGTGTAACAAGCAGGTAGTGTGATTATCGACTTCAATAAAATAGCGTTGGGCATTTGCAGCAAGGAAAACGCGAGAAAATTTTGTCTTTCCTTCTCGTCAATGGAATCAAGATACGAGATACGAAGTGTACGCAGCTTGCATTAGCAACGAGGAAAACGAGATAAAATTGTCTTTCCTTCTCGTCAATGGAATCAAGGCACGAGATACGAAGTGTACGCAGCTTTTCAGTTTGTACGGACGACAACTTTCAGGACGAAAATAACCCTCCTTTTCACGTAAACGGATTGCGTACGCCTCCTGCCACCCACCCATGACGGATAGTCAGTGgtacgtgggcctcaccatgatagtCAGTGTTACGTGGgcctcatccatgccgtccatatattttttcagatcattttatggtatgacaccaaaaatgaggtatatccaagtctcaagtgtaccacattataggaaacagtgttgaatgagcgtcaaccattggaaactcaggtggagcccaccgtgatgtttgcgagaaatcctccccatctaagttcattcatagggtcacaaagacctggatgaagaggaaaaacaaatttcagaatgatcgaaaacttttgtaacccctaaaagggtttcaatggtagacgttcaattccccactgccttttacagtgtggtctacttgatagttagatctatcttattttttgtctcaagccttaatatgagctcgccaaatagatgaacggtttggatataacacaaacctcatgattggacccacacatgcaacacagtaaaaaaaacaaagaaaaaaaaaacagacgatcggaagttttttttttttttttgtgagaacattttctcccttacattttctctaatacataattatataaatatgtatatataagtatctaaaaatatttttttatcttttaattcatttctttgtcatgtattcaacaagcatatctcctaaattaaaatgatttgttttttttttttttacgcaccccacacactcacactagtggaattttaccacctatggatactcaacgcttgaccgggtgttgaaactcctaagagtctaccacccgagggagagtaaggatccaaactagaatgatatacttatcttactatatatgattttggggtaggagaagttaatttagcgggcaagcatgaaatttagtggggcaaacatgaaattcaacgggcaaacatgaaaatgagagggcaagcatgaaaattagcgcggcaaacatgaaaatgagagggcaaacatgaaaatgagcaaggcaagcatgaaaaagaagggcaaacatgaaaaagatcggggtaaactagaaaatcagcgggaaacATCAtaagcggagcaaactagaaaaacaacgggcaaactaaaatatgagcggggcaaactagaaaatcggggggacaaaaaattgagcggggaaacatgaaatcggCAGGCAAACATGAAATGCAATTGAACAAGAAAATCAGCAGGTGAAACATTAAaagaagcggggcaaactagaaaatcaacgggaaaaacatgaaaagcagcagggcgaaatatgagcggggcaaactagaaaatcagcgggggaaacataaaaagtagcggggcaaacatgaaaagcagcaggcaaactagaaaaacagcggggcaaactgaaatatgagtggggcaaactagaaaatcagcgggggaaacatgaaacgcagcggggcaaactgaaatatgagcggggcaaataaattgagtgtggattgtttgtgtagaacgtATACTAGTGacgttgggtctcatttgtccacgtcatttccaaggactcaagctaacaagatatgtcggatttctctctcccaaatagattacgttctatgctacatgactttttaaaggggtagtcctatattttagcttggttttttaaagaaaaaaaatgaagttctttatgatgaataatcacgtatataattaataaaatcatagatacaaaaaataagtcctatattgaaatataataaactaatataataatgaaaatattagcatgcatacacccgaccaacccaatcaacccatcgagccctcttgtgttgggcttgggttgagaattcccaacccaagattgggttgggttaggtcaaggtttaggtataggaaccttgggttgggttagggttgagcaccaacccgaaccaaccggcccgactttcagccctaatttcatgtttgccttactcaatttcatgttttacccgctaaatttctagttttccccactcaatttcatgtttgcctcacttaatttcatgtttgccccgttgattcaacccgaccgcgaagtgattgaaattgaccacgaactgaatgaaatggatttttgaccatcgacccaatgaaatcttggaaaataactaggttggttggctaaattagcttctcctaccccaaaatcatatgtggtacgttaagtaaatcattctagtttaggagatatgcttgttaaataaatagacaaagaaatgaattgaaagatagaaaatatttttatatacttatatatacatatttacttaattatataGCCCACTATGCAGTATCTGTTAAACCACCTCTATCTATCAGGTCAAAACACTTATTTTCACCATTAGctatagggtcccactgaccctaattcactagcttctttttctttttcttttttcgttataattcctaccgcattttgtgggtcccattataaggtacgtgttatatccaaaccgtccatctatttgacgagctcgtattaaggcttgagacgaaaaataagacagatctagctatcacctagatccatagctcaaccggCAGATTGAGGAAAGATAcccgtttcaacacttgaggtcttggtatcgatcctaagagcggggcaagcatgaaaagagcggggtaaacataaaaatgagtaaggtaagcatgaaatatgagcggggcaaactagaaaagcagtATGAGCAAATCAAGTATGAGAGGGAGTCCAAaataaggcaaactagaaaagcagtgagagaaacataaaaaacaatgggaaaacatgaaaaataacggaaactagaaaaatagcggagcAGAACCAacatggggcaaactagaaaataggggaaacatgaaaaataacgaggaaaacaagaaaaaaagtgggagaaacatgaaaagcagtggacTTGAAAAAGCAGTGGaaacatgatcgggggagcaaacatgaaaaacaacggggcatgtttttcatgttttccccgctatttttctagttttcccatttttatgtttcccattgctttttctagtttgcccactgCTTTTTTATGTTTCCACtgctttttctagtttgccccatgcTGGTTTTTTGTcccattgcttttcatgtttccccatgtttttcatgtttcccgcgttatttttcatgtttcccactgtttttctagtttaccacGCTCTTATTTAAGTTTGCCGAATTGTCAATTTCTCAAGATAGATTTGCcgccatttttctagtttgctcagCTGATTTTCTAGAAATACCCCTCCTTcacgaaacggattgggtactcctccgccacgccaatggcggatcgtccCGGTCtcgggccccatcatgatgtatgattttcatccatgccgtccatatatttttccaaatcattttatgatatgataccaaaaatgaggtatatccaaatctcaactataccacattacaggaaacagtgttgaatgagcgtcaaccattagaaactcaggtggggccaactgtgatgtttgtgagaaacccgataaaacttaggttgggcttgggttgaggtctcaggttatccgacctaacccgaactcgatcaatatattagttacttataaattataattgagtgtggattgtttgtgtagaaggtacactagtgatgtcgggtctcatttgtccacgtcatttccaagggatcacatcacgggaaacaatgggcataatgatttccaccattgaaaccataatAGGCCCAATagtgatatttgtttgttatcaaacctattcataagatcatatagacatggattaatagaaaaaacaattataagcttgatctaaaacttctatagcccccaagaaatgatcaacaatagaagttcaattaaaaatttcatttcatgtggtccatttgaacattgaataagtTTAGATCCCCgatgattgtctagtttgccccattgaatttcatgcttgcctgctcgatttcatgtttgcccattgattttctagtttgcccagatttcatagtttgccctgattttctagtttgccccacttatttttagtttgcctgctgattttctaatttgcctcactaattttttagtttgccccgctgaatttctagtttcccgctcaatttcatgtttgcccctctgaatttctagtttgcccccttAATTTCATGTATGactaaaagttgggcgggttcaacccgaccgactgtcgacccgacattgggttaagCTCGGGCAGGATATCcagtccgatctcaagcttgggctatgcAAACACCAACtttgataaaacttaggttgggtttgggttgaggtctcaggttgacAACCCAactgaacccaatcaatatattagttacttatgaattataattgagtgtgaattgtatgtgtagaaggtacactagtgatgtcgggtcccaACCTGATCGGTCCTACCATAGTAGATGCGAAGTGTGGCTGATAAAAGGTAACAAATTCGAGCTCTCTTCCAATTTTTGTAGCTATGGCTGCTTGCATGTGTCCTAACACAACTAACACAAAGAGAACCGGAAAACAAACCGTTCGGGGAATTTCAGCACTAAAGTCTTAGGCTATGATTCATGCATGTGCCTCGCTAGAATCATAGGATAAGAACTCCTTTGTTGTTCGCTAGAATCAACCAagaggtgagatccgacccttgacccaaatcctaggttaattggattttctctttccaactatccttataaacttcgtgtgttggataggttctgatgacccttgacccaaaccctaggttgaagcatttaatcgggttttctctttccaaatatccaTAAAAAtgctatacatatgttatatttgaggattatataaatatgcaaacccactgatgtgtattgtgttcgacgaaatgcctgtgtgggcctgataataacattacttgctaagtatggttgacaaaatgagttcaaacttggttttgctaagtgaggttgacaaaaaagaaaaatgccatcaggattattgtgaaggaaaaaaactaaaaacacattATAAACTCACTATTGTGacttgacccggtcgaccccaactcactgttttgacctgacccggtcgaccgggtagacccggtcgaccccatctggctgtaatggccattgacccggtcgaccgggtcagagcttggcctatcgctacggattataaccgtagccataactatagtgctatgcactttttttctattttctcttcttcttttttctttttttttacatggagaacattttcccccatacatttttctataatacataattatgtaaatatgtatatataagtacataaaaatatttttctatcttttaattcatttctttgtctatttatttaacaagcatatctcctaaactagagtgatttacttaacttaccgcatatgattttggggtaggagaagctaatttagccaaccaacctagttattttccaagattccattgggtcgatggtcaaaaatctatttcattcatttcatggtcaatttcaatcacttcgcggtcgggTTGGATCGAGTTGAAAGTCGAGTGGGTTGGTTcgggttagtgctcaaccctaacccaacccaacccaatcttgggttggaaattctcaacccaagcccaacccaagagggctcaacgggttgattgggttggtcgagtgtatacgtgctaatattttcattattacattagtttattatatttcaatatatgacttattttttgtatctatgattttattaattatatacgtgattattcatcataaagaaattcatttttttcttttaaaaactaaGCTAAAATAAAGgcctactcctttaaaaagtcatgtagcataacacgcaatctatttgggagagagaaatccagcatatcttgttagtgTGAGTCCTTGGAAATCCGGCATACCTACTaatgtaccttctacacaaacaatccacactcaattataatttataagtaactaatatattgatcgggttcggattgggtcgggcaacctgagacctcaacccaagcctaacctaagttttatcgggttggtgtttgtataaccctTCACGTAGGTAGCCCTTCGCACATATAGGTAACCCTTCACGTGTCATTAAGGGCCCTTTGTACTATGTAGAGCATCCGAAttgtggggcaaactagaaaaacagcggggtaaactgcattatgagcagggcaaactagaaaaatagcagggcaaactgaaatatgagcagggcaaactaaaaaaacagcagGGCTGTCTTTGAAACAACGGAGCAAACgaattatgagcggggtaaactgcattatgagcggggcaaactagaaaaacagcggggcaaactgaattatgagcggggcaaactacattatgagcgcggcaaactagaaaaatagcggggcaaactagagaaacagcggggcaaactgaattataagtggggcaaactagaaaaacagcggggcaaactgaaatatgagcggggcaaactagaaaaacagcggggcaaactagagaaacagcggggcaaactgaattatgagcggggcaaattagaaaaacagcagggcaaactacattatgagcggggcaaactagaaaaacagcggggcaaactagagaaacagcggggcaaactgaattatgagcggggtaaactgcattatgagcggggcaaactagaaaaacagcggggcaaactgaattatgagcggggtaaactgaattatcacaaaatagcaTTTTTTTCAGAAGTAATATCTCAAAATACTGTAGAAAAACAAAAGCTCTAAACACTCACACATAAAATCTAACAAAATCGAATATCACAGATTAACATTAGGCATGTTTTGATACAAGGAATGAAATTCTCTTGCTTCCAACAACAAGCATGAATTCCCGAAAAAGAATCTTTAAGTGTTCTAGATAGTTTATCTCATGTGCCTCTTCATGGATTGGTGATGGATCAAAAATCTCCCCCATAAaagaatcccagccatccaaccaTCAGACTTCTTTTCcaatagaaaacaaaatcaacaatatttaagtaaaaaaatgacCATCTTGACCCTTTCAGGTAATAGTttctggcccaaaacaaaagacaCCCCACACTCAACATAGGCGTCTTTATGCCAATGTTAATAGTTTTGGAATTTTAAGTATTCATGATGTTGTGGTAACTCTTTAAGTAGATATAGATTAACTCATGATATGGCCTGTTCAACTGAtatttttcctgttttatagtTGCTACACCAACAAGCTCGTAGCAATTCGATTAGTTAAGATAGAGAAAAGATTTAAAGTCTCCCAACTTATACTTTTCAATATCTTTGGAAgtttataaaagaaaaggaataaaaaatcagtaaaaaaaaCCATAGCCAAACATACATGCAATTGGAGATTTAAATGCGTTAGAGAGATCTAGAAATGTGTTGGATTGAACCAAAAGGACTTCATCAGGACACTTTGGAAAACTTGGTTTGATTTCATGCAATTGTTCATGAGTGACCGTAGGATGAAAAGTTGGACCGAGTGTCAACAATGCCTTGTCTAATTAGATCGGAGTGTTGAACATGAGGTCATTGACCAGTCCCGACAACAACACATCTAGATCTTTGATGAATGACTCTAGATGGAAAGCTAGagcagatgaagaagaagatgtggccattgagataaggaaattggaaaattttgatgcaAGAGAGAAGAAGCAAAGGTAAAAGAAGAGGCGCACAGATTTAGTCTTGTTTATGTATCGGCGACAATACGTGTGCATTAATGAAAGGATGATCATGACTCCTCGTACGATACGATTTTATATGATGTGTCACATGTACAACTCAAAAGGATGAGGCAAAGGATATCTTTCGGTATAGTTTCAGTCAGGTAGAATGAATGGGCAGACAATATGTGGAACAACGATCGATTACATTTATTGTATCGGACAACGGAAAaacgtcgctttcacctttttacCAAAGGCGAACTGACGTGGGGGAAATGATGTAGCTTATTTCTGGCCATTTTGGAAAAATCCAATAGGAGAGCAACATGTGGCATTGTATGAGAAATATgatatggatgaaaagatcttcaagatatgtGGAGCGCTTTTTGTAGAATCATAGCTGACGTAAGTTCAATTTTACACATTAGTAAATGGTCGACAAAGTGATATGGCTGAGTTATTCAAAAGTCTAATGAACAAACCACTGTAGTAATGAGAGAAGGATTTGGAAAGAACAAGCTACAAgaaaactctataaatagcagaggaatcCAACAGAGAAAAAAATGCAATATCCAAACACAATACAATAAAAAAACCAACCAATCTATCCATTTACTTTTATTCCAGCTTATCCTAGAAATAACAATAATCCAATAGCGATAATTCTTAgttataatatttagttgtaatctaaataTACACTCATACGTTGGATTTGATCTTTATTCAATATCACGTAGTCCTTTCAAGAGACacaatcttgcagttgctcctaCTAACTGATGGTGAGTTTTTCCTTTCGTTTGATtgatgtttttctagtttgcccccctcataatgcagtttgccccgctgtttttctaatttgccccgctcataattcagtttgccccgctgtttttctagtttgccccgctcataatgcagtttgccccgctgtttttctagtttgccccgctcataattcgtTTGCCccgttatttttctagtttgtcccgctgtttttctagtttaccccgctcatacttaagtttgccgttgtttttctagtttgcctcactcatatttcagttttcattgtttttctagtttacctcgcttaTAATTCAGTTGTCCCGttgtttttctaatttgtctcgctcatatttcagtttccctgcttgttttctagtttgcctcgcttataaTTGATTTGCCTCTTTGTTTTCTAGTTTGCTCGCTCTATTTCGATTTGCCGCTCATAATTGTTTGCCTGCtttgttttctagtttgccccactcatatttgtTTGCCATTGTTTTCTAGGCCCCCGTTCATATttaagtttgccccgttgattttctagtttctctTGCTTAATTTCATTTTCGcatttttttagtttgcctcgctcataattGTTtgccgctgtttttctagtttgcccgctcatattttagtttgccgttgttttctagtttgctctgctcatatttcagtttgccctgctatttttctaatttgtctcgctCATACTTCAGCTTCTCTCattgcttttctagtttgccctactcatatttcagtttgccccgctcgggtggtagactcttaggagtttcaacacccggtcaagcgttcgagtatccgtaggtggtgaaattccactagtgtgagtgtgtgggggtgtgtgttcatgtttcccctgctaaatttcatgtttccctcgatcaattttctaattttccccactcaatgttttctcaaagcgatcgttttttatatatcgcaatggagaattccatcgtttatagttgaaaagaagagtcaaaagAGGTTTTCCAATCTGATGGAatattagaaaataactaggttggttgactaaattagcttctcctaccccaaaattatatgtggtaagttaagtaaatcatcctagtttaggagatatgcttgttaaataaatagacaaagaaatgaattaaaagatagaaaaatatttttatatacttatatatacatatttacataattatgtattagagaaaaatgtaaggggaaaaagttctccctaaaaaaataaaaaataaaaaatctgccaCGCTGCCGCGGCaggctgtgtttttttttttttatgttgtgttacttttgtgggtcccatcatgacaagctctgacccggtcgactgGGTCCCAGCCCGGTcaaccccaactcgctggcttcttttcttctttcttttttttttttttttccctttgtaatccccactgatttttgtgggtctcattatgagctatatgttatatccaaaccgttcatctatttgacgaactcatattaaggcttgagatgaaaaataagacagatctagctagcaaggggaccacactgtaaaaggcagtggggaattgaacctctaccattgaaacccttttaggggttacagaagttttggatcattatgaaatttgtttttcctctccgtacaggtctttgtgaccctatgaatgaacttagacggagaggatttctcacaaacatcacagtgagccccacctgagttcccatcgcccgaccgtccgtcagcgctcgtctctgcatgCCTGCacgaggaaggcaggggtattttcgtcctcaaattcggtgtccgtacgaggaggtcttggtgcgtatgttaagtttgtattgcttcgtaaaaaccactggataaaaggtggggtccacagtcgtaaatttagCAACGAGGAAAACGAGATAAAATTGTCTTTCCTTCTCGTCAATGGAATCAAGGCACGAGATACGAAGTGTACGCagcttttcagtttgtacaagtgcgGCCCATgctttgatgatccagaccgtccatctagtagtCCTCACCATGGTAGACCCAAAAAACTTAGGGGTCCTTTAGCACAATGATTTTGAGGGGGTTTGAGGGGATTTTAATTCTCCTGCCATGTTGGCACTGTAAAATAATTGGGGTTTTTAAATCCAAGTAGAAAGCTTAGATTACGTCTAAAATACGTATACGAGAGTTGCTTAAGTGACATGTGTTATtaggttattaatttattgggcacatggcccactgatgatatctcaaaataattagattatcaattgcactgctataattactttaatcCGATGATATGggccgtccaaatattgtctatGTGAATCATTGGTTGGTTACttagatgtgatcttgtgcttgtggtccatccaagacttgcaatttcatcattttcgagcaaagtatatatttcgataggcttattataaccattgtgttaaacattatatacctacactaattagagatattaaaattgatttaataattaaatttaaactccTGTAAATATATTATGCAAGACTATTTTTGAATAACAGGGACTATGAATTCAGGGGACGGGCCCTCGTGGGACCGTAATTCGTAcaggcagggctctatggggcccacaatgatgtgagtgttttatccatgctgttcatctctTTTTTCAGATCAGTTTAAGGTacgatcccaaaaatcaggcaggtccacagatccaatggaccacaaagtggggattgaacgtccaccattaaaaagttcttgggaactggagaagtttcagatcaagcttatatttgtgttttcacttcatccacgtctacatgaactaattaataggttggatggtaaaaaaaacatcacagtggcctgtAGAAAGGTTTccacggtgggtgtcattatcactgaagctttctttggtgtggtccgctgAAGCTGTGGacgtgcttcatttttaggatcataatttaaaatggtctgataaaagtgataaatggcatggataaaacacttacatcacggtgggccccacagagccctgcctggacagattaccgtccgggcgtgggtaggacgcaatccacgtccgaaTTCAGGGTGCCGTTTCATTCGTAGATTTAGTGCCCTTTTCGTGATTGGAGGGTGGATGGACAACAATTCTGGCAATCCCTAGATGCACTTATCCCATTGGATAGCCTTCTGATGGACAATTaagaaaatatatatttcaagggtccacattcaaatgaaaaaagGTTAAAGGTTGGACGGTGAGCTTAGTCCATTATTGGAATTGTTGGGCCATGTTCCATCCATGCTGGGAGCATGAAAAGATTCCAATCCAAAAGAGGAAATCGTGGCCCCACCCTCACAAATTAACCTAAAGGATATCATGCTAAATAATCATATACTAAGTTATAAATAAAGCCATGGGAGAAAGATATCACTAGTCACCGATTATGATTGAAGTCTTCGTTGCAGTTGCTCTGATTTCATTTGCCTTTATTTTCTTCATCCTTCGTAGGGACTCTCGAGGGATGAAACTCCCTCCAGGGTCCCTAGGACTCCCCATAATCGGGGAGTCCTTGAGCTTCCTTAAAGCTCAGAGGGACGATAGAGGGTCCGAATGGATAAACGAAAGGGTTGCCCTCTACGGTCATGTGTTCAAGACATCCATTCTAGGCTCTCCGACTGCGGTCATAATCGGTAAGGAGGGTAACAAGTTCGTATTCATGGATGATGAAGCACTGGATGGAAACCAGCCAGAGTCCTCCAAGAAGATCTTCGGGAAAAACAGCATCTTCGGGCTGATGGGAGACAGGTATGAGATTTGACATAGGGCTAATTAGACCCTAGACACCTCCAGTCTATTTTAAGTTAAATCTCTTTTCATATTGTGTGTTTAGATGTAATTTCATAAAGCTGATCCAATTCGTTGCTGATTGAAATAGTCATTAAAAAGACAACTgatctaattaaaaaaaaataaaatagataaacaaagTCTGATATCTACTTGATTTTGTAGAATTTGCAACCAAACGGTCCCTTAGATGCACTTATGAGGCAATCTTGTTTATTATTTCTTCTATTACAGGCATAaacttgtaaagggtgcaatgATGAGCTTCCTAAAACCCCAAAACCTTCAAGAATACATAGGAATCATGGATGATTTGGTGAAAACAGGATTACTAgctgaaatgaaagaaaaggaCGCGATCAAGATTGTGCCTTTTATGAAAGATCTCATGTTCAACATTACATGTACTCTATTGTTTGGATTATACGATGAGCATACCAAAGCGGCCTTGTTCGAGGATTTCTCCGAAGCGATGCAAGCCTCATGGTCCATTCCTATAAATTTCCCAGGCACCATCTTCTGGCGGGGCGTAAAAGCAAGATCTAGGATTGTTGAACGAATGGCCCCGATCGTGAGGAGGAGAAAAGAGATGCTAGTTGCTGGGACTGTCCGTCCGAAGAGCGATGTGATCTCAAGCATGGTTGCATTAAGAGATGAGAAGGG belongs to Magnolia sinica isolate HGM2019 chromosome 8, MsV1, whole genome shotgun sequence and includes:
- the LOC131253592 gene encoding taxadiene 5-alpha hydroxylase-like; the encoded protein is MIEVFVAVALISFAFIFFILRRDSRGMKLPPGSLGLPIIGESLSFLKAQRDDRGSEWINERVALYGHVFKTSILGSPTAVIIGKEGNKFVFMDDEALDGNQPESSKKIFGKNSIFGLMGDRHKLVKGAMMSFLKPQNLQEYIGIMDDLVKTGLLAEMKEKDAIKIVPFMKDLMFNITCTLLFGLYDEHTKAALFEDFSEAMQASWSIPINFPGTIFWRGVKARSRIVERMAPIVRRRKEMLVAGTVRPKSDVISSMVALRDEKGESISDDEIMDNIISLVFASHDTTAILLSLMVWKLARDPKIHQKVLQEHMEILKERQTPEGKLTWREVQKMNYTWRVAQELMRLIPPVFGSFRKAIKDTSFGGYDIPKGWQVLWVCPPTHMDKDIFEDPDEFDPSRFQNPSKPIPPFAYIPFGAGVHMCIGNEFARVETLTIVHHMITNFEWSQLIPDEPITRQPMPYPSMGLPIKIKARNPSDFISDATRFS